Proteins from a genomic interval of Candidatus Dormiibacterota bacterium:
- a CDS encoding AAA family ATPase: MAVRLLERESVLSAVEALLDGARAGEGGALFVVGDAGAGKTSILAAVRAAATGLRVGSGRGSVAEAVLPFGILEQALAAVGEGSPLDAAPGDAGVVDARAARFHASVRWLQAAAARQPTLLVLDDLHWADGDSLTLLDVICRRLAGHALAVVAALRPHPPSALGVAHALEADATARVETLRPLSAGAASELIRGRVDAPLDDAALLRATLLCAGNPLLLEEAARVLGAGDSLPEAGTAPPVRALILSRLVAGDAEALRYGRCAAVLGVSFRPALAGELASLTADVADAVLEQLCRSGLVRDAGAGRGEFVHPLFRQALLESLDGPVRARLHARAFELLAGRGSAPAEAAEHAVAGHLAGDPEAIRVLEVAGRDALRVGAASTAAGHLRSAVELAGSAAAAATRVALAEALLLSGGEAEVVGLCEGVLEDAAASPADRAAALAVLGRADFHRGDYAASTERYAAALRIVEGVDPALQVEILLDLASVAFFAAGPGPALPLAARARALAAGCGAPTRAIADCAWSFAALAAGEPGGLEVAAAGARVVQEHGLTARAASIAWYGCAAALRGREEEAGAALTLARRWAEFGDPAIRALIIATAAELEARTGHLARALASVEGAGVHASGLSMAETYVGSIRAAILLDAGDVEGGDALAERLEAATAVQRGDGLARLRLGLLRLRRRLRTAQVEAAAAEARGLEQLAAELGLAEPCLLPWARDAVSAHLAAGALADVERLAGWLQVRGATLDCPWSAAAGWSAQAALRELAGDIPAAIGAHEEGLRILERVTLPLERSRSLCDLGALLRRAGRIAGAREVLAAAVRLAEEAGAAGVAARPLEELRLAGGRRRAARPADDALTSAELRVARLAARGATNAEISRQLFLSVKTIDTHLQHIYGKLGIRSRRALIPLARRFEEE, translated from the coding sequence ATGGCGGTGCGGTTGCTCGAGCGCGAATCGGTCCTCTCGGCGGTCGAGGCGCTGCTCGACGGCGCCCGGGCCGGCGAGGGCGGAGCCCTCTTCGTGGTCGGCGACGCCGGCGCCGGGAAGACGTCGATCCTCGCCGCCGTCCGGGCCGCCGCCACCGGTCTGCGCGTGGGCTCCGGGCGCGGGTCGGTCGCCGAGGCGGTGCTCCCCTTCGGCATCCTCGAGCAGGCGCTGGCGGCGGTCGGCGAGGGCTCGCCACTCGACGCCGCCCCCGGCGACGCCGGGGTGGTCGACGCCCGGGCGGCGCGCTTCCATGCCAGCGTGCGCTGGCTCCAGGCGGCGGCGGCGCGGCAGCCGACCCTGCTGGTGCTCGACGACCTCCACTGGGCCGACGGCGACTCCCTCACCCTCCTCGACGTCATCTGCCGCCGCCTCGCGGGGCACGCGCTCGCCGTCGTCGCCGCGCTGCGGCCCCACCCGCCCTCAGCCCTCGGAGTGGCGCACGCGCTCGAGGCGGACGCCACCGCGCGGGTCGAGACGCTGCGGCCGCTGAGCGCCGGGGCCGCCTCGGAGCTCATCCGCGGCCGGGTCGACGCGCCCCTCGACGACGCGGCGCTGCTGCGAGCCACTCTGCTCTGCGCCGGAAATCCGCTGCTGCTCGAGGAGGCGGCGCGCGTCCTCGGCGCGGGCGACTCACTCCCGGAGGCGGGGACAGCCCCGCCGGTCCGCGCCCTGATCCTGTCCCGTCTCGTCGCCGGCGACGCCGAGGCGCTGCGCTACGGACGCTGCGCGGCGGTCCTCGGCGTCAGCTTCCGGCCGGCCCTCGCCGGCGAGCTCGCGAGCCTGACCGCCGACGTCGCCGACGCGGTGCTCGAGCAGCTCTGCCGCTCGGGGCTGGTGCGCGACGCCGGCGCCGGGCGCGGCGAGTTCGTGCATCCCCTCTTCCGGCAGGCGCTGCTCGAGAGCCTCGACGGCCCCGTCCGCGCCCGGCTCCACGCCCGGGCCTTCGAGCTGCTCGCCGGCCGCGGGTCGGCGCCGGCGGAGGCGGCGGAGCACGCCGTGGCCGGCCACCTCGCCGGTGATCCCGAGGCGATCCGCGTCCTCGAGGTCGCCGGCCGCGATGCGCTCCGGGTCGGCGCGGCGAGCACCGCGGCGGGCCATCTGCGCAGCGCGGTCGAGCTCGCCGGCTCCGCCGCCGCGGCGGCGACCCGGGTCGCACTCGCCGAGGCGCTGCTGCTGAGCGGGGGAGAGGCCGAGGTCGTCGGGCTCTGCGAGGGCGTGCTCGAGGACGCCGCCGCCTCACCCGCCGACCGGGCGGCGGCGCTCGCGGTGCTCGGCCGCGCCGACTTCCACCGCGGCGACTACGCGGCGAGCACCGAGCGCTACGCCGCCGCGCTGCGGATCGTCGAGGGGGTCGACCCGGCGCTGCAGGTCGAGATCCTCCTCGACCTCGCGTCGGTCGCCTTCTTCGCCGCCGGCCCCGGTCCGGCGCTCCCGCTCGCCGCCCGGGCGCGGGCGCTCGCGGCGGGCTGCGGGGCGCCCACCCGGGCGATCGCGGACTGCGCGTGGAGCTTCGCCGCCCTCGCCGCCGGCGAGCCGGGCGGGCTCGAGGTCGCGGCCGCCGGCGCCCGGGTGGTCCAGGAGCATGGACTCACCGCCCGGGCGGCGTCGATCGCCTGGTACGGCTGCGCCGCGGCGCTGCGCGGACGTGAGGAGGAGGCCGGCGCCGCGCTCACCCTGGCGCGGCGCTGGGCCGAGTTCGGCGACCCGGCGATCCGGGCGCTGATCATCGCCACCGCCGCCGAGCTCGAGGCCCGCACCGGACACCTCGCGCGCGCCCTCGCCTCCGTGGAGGGCGCGGGCGTCCATGCGTCCGGGCTCTCGATGGCCGAGACCTACGTGGGCAGCATCCGCGCGGCGATCCTCCTCGACGCCGGCGACGTCGAGGGCGGCGACGCGCTCGCCGAGCGGCTCGAGGCGGCGACGGCGGTGCAGCGTGGCGACGGCCTCGCCCGGCTGCGCCTCGGCCTGCTCCGGCTGCGGCGGCGGCTCCGTACCGCGCAGGTGGAGGCGGCCGCGGCGGAGGCACGCGGCCTCGAGCAGCTCGCCGCCGAGCTGGGCCTGGCCGAGCCCTGCCTGCTCCCCTGGGCGCGGGACGCGGTCAGCGCCCACCTCGCCGCCGGGGCGCTCGCGGACGTCGAGCGGCTCGCCGGCTGGCTGCAGGTCCGGGGGGCGACCCTCGACTGCCCGTGGTCGGCCGCGGCGGGATGGTCGGCGCAGGCGGCGCTGCGCGAGCTCGCCGGCGACATCCCCGCGGCGATCGGCGCCCACGAGGAGGGACTGCGCATCCTCGAGCGGGTGACCCTGCCGCTCGAGCGCAGCCGCAGCCTCTGCGATCTCGGCGCGCTGCTGCGTCGCGCCGGCCGCATCGCCGGCGCGCGTGAGGTTCTCGCCGCGGCCGTGCGGCTCGCCGAGGAGGCCGGCGCGGCCGGGGTCGCGGCGCGGCCGCTCGAGGAGCTCCGCCTCGCCGGCGGCCGGCGCCGGGCGGCGCGGCCCGCCGACGACGCGCTCACCTCCGCCGAGCTCCGGGTCGCCCGGCTCGCCGCCCGGGGCGCGACCAACGCGGAGATCTCCCGCCAGCTCTTCCTCTCGGTGAAGACGATCGACACCCATCTGCAGCACATCTACGGAAAGCTCGGCATCAGGTCGCGCCGCGCCCTGATCCCGCTCGCCCGCAGGTTCGAGGAGGAGTGA